In a single window of the Fusarium falciforme chromosome 3, complete sequence genome:
- a CDS encoding Acyl-transf-3 domain-containing protein codes for MLPSPRAKSRDGLPQQAELLQQDTDRDHEKASLARKNRDKIRCLDGLRGIACLIVFNYHFFWPWTPAVMLGYGALAPRSPEPYWNWPSLPIVCLLHRGRPMVAIFFAISGYVICRHILRSIHERRLEDTYQKLASAVFRRVFRLYIPPTISMFIVAMLAQIGAFKSEFNIYKGPDSVYINATITTAQIQLDTSCVNGTSIMGAAGVANYLGLQGPLYLGNTTANLTDLLCVNSTSRLYGPDKFYKLEGEVEAELAKNTTDNATTTALPTLETLSPRSYLKIENDKRKTPSYVSDLTEKTESLNDTNPVNLTWVQFGGSWEEHPFIHDNMTYALKNFTRAYAEWANPFNFGHYHPRYDPHTFTIPMELRGSMVLYIFLLGTAALKARWRLRFAGFLSAYSLFIGRWDMATFLGGALLSELDIRRSDPNDRTIAPPSVGAGKSRQSGLQSTPLRVLVIFVALYFLSYPDVGAEYTPGFVFLSYFVPKYYIPMSGWMFYQSMGALLLVPCILRSPLLCRLLEGRVAQYLGKISFSLYLVHGPVLHCIGFWIMPRLFDNFGRLTGYAIGYVTLISITFYLTNLWHRKVDVWSMTVGRRVEKMLSE; via the coding sequence ATGCTTCCCAGCCCGAGGGCAAAGTCGCGCGACGGGCTGCCTCAGCAGGCGGAGCTGCTCCAGCAGGACACGGACCGCGACCATGAGAAGGCCTCCCTCGCCAGGAAGAACAGGGACAAGATTCGATGCCTCGACGGGCTTCGCGGCATCGCTTGTCTCATCGTCTTCAACTACCACTTTTTCTGGCCCTGGACTCCTGCTGTGATGCTGGGCTATGGCGCCCTGGCCCCTCGTTCTCCCGAGCCTTACTGGAACTGGCCCTCGCTGCCGATTGTCTGCCTCTTGCATCGTGGACGTCCAATGGTGGCCATCTTCTTTGCAATCTCGGGTTATGTCATCTGCCGTCACATTCTGAGGTCAATCCACGAGCGTCGTCTCGAAGACACGTATCAGAAGCTTGCATCGGCCGTTTTCAGACGCGTCTTTCGCCTCTACATCCCTCCCACCATCAGCATGTTCATAGTGGCCATGCTTGCCCAGATCGGAGCCTTCAAGTCTGAATTCAACATCTACAAGGGTCCTGACTCGGTTTACATCAACGCCACTATTACCACTGCCCAGATCCAGCTGGATACGTCATGCGTCAACGGGACTTCTATTATGGGTGCTGCAGGCGTCGCAAACTATCTGGGCTTGCAGGGCCCACTGTACCTGGGCAACACAACCGCCAACCTGACTGATTTACTCTGCGTCAACTCCACCTCGCGACTCTACGGGCCTGATAAGTTCTACAAGCTAGAGGGCGaagtcgaggccgagcttgCAAAGAACACGACGGACAACGCGACCACCACTGCTCTGCCAACCCTGGAGACTCTCTCACCGCGTTCGTATCTCAAGATTGAAAATGATAAGCGCAAGACGCCATCTTACGTTTCTGACCTCACTGAAAAGACTGAGTCTCTGAATGACACAAACCCCGTCAACCTGACCTGGGTCCAGTTTGGTGGCTCTTGGGAGGAACACCCCTTCATTCACGACAACATGACGTACGCCCTCAAGAACTTTACGAGGGCCTACGCAGAGTGGGCAAACCCCTTCAACTTTGGCCACTACCATCCTCGCTATGATCCTCACACCTTTACCATCCCCATGGAGCTTCGTGGCTCGATGGTTCTGTACATCTTCCTGCTGGGTACGGCAGCTCTCAAGGCAAGATGGCGGCTTCGTTTTGCAGGTTTCCTCTCCGCCTACAGTCTCTTTATCGGACGATGGGATATGGCCACATTCTTGGGAGGCGCCCTCCTCTCGGAGCTGGATATTCGACGATCTGACCCCAACGACCGGACAATAGCACCTCCTTCCGTGGGCGCCGGCAAATCTCGCCAGTCAGGCTTGCAATCGACTCCCCTCcgcgtcctcgtcatctttgtGGCCCTCTACTTCCTCTCTTACCCGGATGTAGGTGCCGAGTACACTCCCGGCTTCGTCTTCCTATCCTACTTTGTCCCCAAGTACTACATTCCCATGTCAGGCTGGATGTTCTACCAATCTATGGGTGCACTTCTTCTCGTTCCCTGCATCCTCCGCAGCCCACTCCTCTGCCGCCTCCTCGAAGGCCGGGTAGCGCAATACCTAGGCAAGATCAGCTTCTCACTGTACCTTGTCCACGGTCCTGTCCTACACTGCATCGGCTTCTGGATCATGCCCCGACTATTCGACAACTTTGGCCGTCTCACAGGTTACGCCATTGGCTACGTGACACTCATCAGCATCACCTTTTACCTGACAAACCTGTGGCACAGAAAGGTGGACGTGTGGAGCATGACTGTTGGAAGGAGAGTTGAGAAGATGCTGTCTGAATGA
- a CDS encoding AAA domain-containing protein, whose translation MAMVTTQVMTPPAEDGQIPVSDLTSDKVNGHVDPQKEMNDLTTENTVQPLGDGDKEHGFGQLQERFAAMEAKLKLIDSIVDLRQTFERLDRPEQEVSKDGVAIESMTMNELSIHHEAHLDFYWDAMWFMKRARDSHDSLLKVKKAMKEKRDAELLAKSKSLTEKEPEASRKLSVGAFLKGEKAKVVRVDWLVFIASKGELESSILTPIEVISSEPEPQTILQLPVNRTGGSVKAKSSGHRVVDSDKDQESAGERPLPERIKIHSGPLVAIFCRVMDKKEWSVAKDKSMVFLRPYRQLVYHETKLREYLADLEKQFEGYDGTEPLPEASEEQGESDKEAKESEEASKPTFGEEPEGKKDDDQLEKPNGSVEEPQNTNKTDSQDNQEEEKGKDGDNKEEEEKDEKHNTITGLLHLRCLMDFFDKNIKAKLDHISSPDYTHVSFHDIWHLFKPGDRVVDQTEKQAYVILRVQTPRHKVEEPWLRWYKKPTNKNDSDSEDEGDNDEGEDPVMLHCVYIDFDGKQFGPVSKKFKIPQFGELKDIRSLPVYPFRHAKNKHLQEDFIKRGKMLLDVAKFKPMYYMGLTLDTRDEIDSQVVVDFNEALADEKRRKKWEPTIGPVGTAPDDRDDEPCMASCCDGQAVHDGEYIDSTLTENYVRSLIPKTSLRAPSLLLSPRPLEDLGGVEGLTEEELVVMTYRVFGFVLRSRKWAQLDLTFLRYENADARSVSINAFERLELPAGHREMVKSLVIQHFRSRQTAFTKDEQTDLIKGKGKGLIMLLHGAPGVGKTTTAEGIAELFKKPLFQITCGDLGTTAREVEEELEKNFALASRWGCILLLDEADVFLSARERMDFKRNGLVAVFLRVLEYYTGILFLTTNRIGDFDEAFASRVHMSLYYPELDEEKTLKVFELNLDLIRDRFKKQGREIIFDASSIEDFAKQHFTQHKYSRWNGRQIRNLCQTALALAEFDAQGGELDAETDRSIPVSLQLKHFKTVQAAYLSFGEYLGDIRGTKGDRRAIDYGLRARQDTPYQTKSSRFAQKAEEMSSHEWHGHATTMSSDASHYRVASQGDPFQPLNQGHMQPNQSMGVSPQGYRQYQQPQQQQMAPMGNMGFGMSGQPGQSQTDPRMMQNQQSDGQYMRYQQNSQGYQQNNQSVPRNTNVNFQGSPIPQNSFQSQPEQGYGGVSVHQVMGSQVQVPSISMRESSSQGFVSGSQTGQDMFNEQNHRQFVGNEGGRM comes from the exons ATGGCGATGGTTACAACTCAAGTCATGACTCCTCCAGCTGAGGATGGTCAAATTCCTGTATCGGACTTGACCTCAGACAAAGTCAACGGCCATGTCGATCCACAGAAGGAAATGAACGACCTTACTACGGAAAACACAGTGCAGCCGCTCGGCGACGGAGATAAGGAACATGGCTTCGGACAACTCCAAGAGCGGTTCGCCGCCATGgaagccaagctcaagctcatcgacaGCATCGTTGACCTCCGCCAAACATTCGAGAGGCTCGATCGGCCTGAGCAAGAGGTGTCGAAGGATGGTGTCGCGATCGAGTCAATGACGATGAATGAGCTGTCGATCCATCACGAGGCACACCTCGACTTTTACTGGGACGCCATGTGGTTCATGAAGAGGGCCAGGGACTCGCACGACTCTCTCTTGAAAGTCAAGAAGGCTATGAAGGAGAAGCGAGATGCAGAGTTGTTGGCAAAGTCTAAGAGCTTGACCGAGAAGGAACCGGAGGCGTCGAGGAAATTGAGCGTTGGGGCATTTCTCAAGGgggagaaggccaaggtcgtCCGGGTCGATTGGCTCGTATTCATTGCAAGCAAGGGGGAGCTTGAAAGCTCCATTCTGACCCCGATCGAGGTCATATCCTCGGAGCCAGAGCCCCAAACGATCCTTCAGCTCCCGGTGAATCGCACAGGAGGATCAGTCAAGGCAAAGTCCTCTGGCCATCGCGTTGTGGATAGCGACAAAGACCAAGAGTCCGCTGGCGAACGGCCTCTGCCTGAGAGAATCAAGATTCACTCGGGCCCCCTGGTGGCCATCTTCTGCCGCGTCATGGACAAGAAGGAATGGAGTGTTGCCAAGGACAAGTCGATGGTGTTTCTGCGGCCATACCGGCAGTTGGTTTATCACGAGACCAAGCTGAGGGAGTATCTTGCGGATCTGGAGAAGCAGTTTGAGGGCTACGATGGAACGGAACCGCTTCCTGAAGCATCAGAGGAACAGGGGGAGAGCGATAAAGAAGCAAAGGAGTCTGAAGAAGCTTCGAAGCCCACTTTTGGGGAGGAGCCTGAGGGAAAGAAAGACGATGATCAACTGGAGAAGCCGAATGGCTCCGTTGAGGAGCCGCAAAACACAAACAAGACTGATTCTCAAGACAAccaagaagaggagaagggcaaagatggcgataataaagaagaagaagaaaaggatGAAAAACACAACACCATCACTGGACTACTTCACCTCCGGTGCTTGATGGACTTTTTCGACAAGAACATCAAGGCAAAGCTCGATCACATCAGCAGCCCTGACTACACTCACGTCTCATTCCACGACATCTGGCACCTCTTCAAACCTGGAGACAGGGTCGTCGATCAGACTGAGAAACAGGCCTACGTCATCCTACGCGTGCAGACGCCGCGACACAAGGTTGAGGAGCCCTGGCTGCGCTGGTACAAGAAGCCCACGAACAAGAATGACAGCGACagtgaagatgaaggagataATGACGAGGGGGAGGATCCCGTCATGCTTCACTGCGTCTATATCGACTTTGACGGCAAGCAGTTTGGACCTGTCTCGAAAAAGTTCAAGATTCCCCAGTTTGGAGAACTCAAGGATATCAGGTCACTTCCTGTGTATCCTTTCCGACatgccaagaacaagcatCTTCAAGAGGACTTTATCAAGCGTGGGAAGATGCTTCTCGACGTGGCCAAGTTTAAACCTATGTACTACATGGGTCTCACGCTGGACACGCGAGATGAGATTGACAGTCAAGTGGTTGTGGATTTCAACGAGGCGTTAGCTGACGAGAAGAGACGAAAGAAGTGGGAGCCCACAATTGGACCCGTTGGTACAGCTCCGGATGATAGGGATGATGAACCCTGTATGGCGTCTTGTTGTGATGGACAGGCTGTACATGACGGCGAGTATATTGACTCGACTTTGACTGAGAACTATGTCAGAAGCCTCATCCCGAAGACTTCTCTGCGGGCACCGTCTTTGTTGCTGTCTCCTAGACCGTTGGAAGATCTGGGCGGCGTGGAAGGGCTCACTGAAGAGGAGTTGGTAGTCATGACATATCGAGTATTCGGCTTTGTGCTGCGAAGTCGAAAATGGG CTCAACTCGACCTCACGTTTCTCCGATACGAAAACGCCGACGCGAGGAGCGTGTCGATCAACGCGTTTGAGCGGCTCGAGTTGCCGGCGGGTCATAGAGAGATGGTCAAGTCTCTTGTGATTCAGCACTTTCGGTCGAGACAGACGGCGTTTACGAAGGATGAGCAGACTGACTTGATCAAGGGGAAGG GTAAGGGACTTATCATGCTGTTGCATGGAGCACCTGGAGTTGGAAAGACGACGACTGCCG AGGGTATTGCTGAACTGTTCAAGAAGCCTCTGTTTCAAATAACTTGCG GCGATCTTGGAACCACTGCCcgcgaggtcgaggaggagcttgagaagaacTTTGCCCTGGCCAGTCGATGGGGTTGTATCTTGCTTCTGGACGAGGCTGATGTCTTCCTATCTGCTCGAGAACGCATGGACTTTAAGCGAAACGGCTTGGTTGCTG TGTTCCTCCGAGTTCTGGAGTACTATACCGGTATTCTGTTTCTAACCACTAACCGTATCGGCGACTTTGACGAAGCCTTTGCATCTCGAGTACATATGAGTCTGTACTACCCAGAGCTCGACGAAGAAAAGACACTCAAGGTCTTTGAACTTAACCTCGACCTCATCCGAGATCGATTCAAGAAGCAGGGTAGAGAAATCATCTTTGACGCGTCCTCAATTGAGGACTTTGCGAAGCAGCACTTTACGCAGCACAAGTACAGTCGTTGGAACGGTCGCCAGATCCGCAACCTGTGTCAGACGGCCCTCGCGTTGGCAGAGTTTGACGCTCAAGGAGGTGAGCTCGACGCTGAGACTGACAGGAGTATTCCTGTAAGTCTGCAGTTGAAGCACTTCAAGACTGTGCAGGCTGCGTATCTAAGCTTCGGGGAGTATCTGGGTGATATTCGCGGGACGAAGGGCGATCGCAGGGCAATTGACTATGGGCTGCGGGCGAGACAGGATACGCCGTATCAGACAAAGTCTAGTCGGTTTGCGCAAAAAGCGGAGGAGATGAGTTCTCATGAGTGGCATGGACATGCCACGACGATGTCTTCCGATGCTTCGCATTATCGGGTGGCTTCTCAAGGGGATCCGTTTCAGCCTTTGAACCAAGGCCACATGCAGCCAAACCAAAGCATGGGCGTATCTCCGCAAGGATACCGACAGTATCAGCAGCCGCAGCAACAACAGATGGCGCCGATGGGCAACATGGGCTTCGGCATGTCCGGACAACCGGGACAAAGCCAGACGGACCCTCGCATGATGCAGAACCAGCAGTCGGATGGACAGTACATGCGGTACCAACAAAACAGTCAAGGTTACCAGCAGAACAACCAGAGTGTTCCTCGGAATACCAACGTTAACTTTCAGGGGTCGCCTATTCCTCAGAATAGCTTCCAGAGCCAGCCGGAGCAGGGGTACGGGGGTGTTTCTGTTCATCAGGTCATGGGATCACAGGTGCAGGTCCCATCAATTTCTATGAGAGAGTCTTCTTCGCAGGGCTTTGTGTCTGGATCTCAGACGGGACAGGATATGTTTAATGAGCAGAATCATAGACAGTTTGTCGGGAATGAGGGGGGTCGCATGTAA